Below is a window of Chloroflexia bacterium SDU3-3 DNA.
GATGTACTTCATCTCGGGGTAGCTGCCCAGCGCATCCAGAAAGCCCTGCTCGACCGTGCCTGGGTTGCCGAACATATGGTCAATGCCGTCGGCCAGGAACTGCTCGATGATCGCGGCGTGCCCATTTCGTTTGCTCATAGGTCTTTCCTTGGCATGGTGTGTGCGCCAAACGGTCGGGTGGTGGTGCAGGGTCTGTGCGGCCTGCACCACCGCGTGCCTACCAGCCCCAGCGGCGCAGGCCGCCCTCCAGCACCTCGATGATCTTCTCGCCCACTAGGCGCGAGTCCTGGGTCGAGCGCCCGGTGAGGAAGGGGTAGTCGAGGATGGTCGACTGGGTGCGCCCAACGCCGCCGTGGTAGCGGCCATCCGGTCCGGTCGCGTCGCGCAGGATCAGCTCCAGCGGGAAGAAGGGCGGGCCGACGTTGATGTCGGTGTTGAGGAAGCCGGTGCCATCCTTGTAGTCGTACTCAAGCGCGTGGCCGGTGACATGCTTGCCCCGGATGATGCTGCTACGCTCCACCCAGTCGCGGGCGAAGGCCAGGCAGGCCACGCCGTAGCACTCGGCGGCGATCAGCTTGTCCTGGGCGTGGAAGCCGAGGATGACGTCGTGCAGGCGCTGGTTGTTCACCATGTCGATCAGCGGCCCGCTGCCGCCCACCAGCAGCAGCGCGTCGTACTCGGCCAGATCTTGCCAGGCCTTGTCGCGCAGGCTGTAGTAGCGCTCCAGCTCGTGCCCGAAGTTGCGCGCGTTGAAGTAGGGGCGCTCGGGAAACCACGCGGCCAGGTTGACCGGCTTCTCCAGCCGAGGCGACGCGTCGATCTCACGGGTCTTGCGGGCGTAGTACTCGTCGGTCACCACCTTGTCGAGCGGCGGGTCGAGGTAGCCTGGCTCCATGCTGGGCGGCAATGCGTGCGGCCTGCGCCCGCGCGCGGTCATGAAGGTGCTCTCGTAGCCGTGGGCGTCCAGCACCTCAAGCGGGCCGACCAGCTCTTCCCCCCAGAATCCCCACTCGGAGAGCATGATAAGTACCTTGGGCATAGGTCCTCCTGTTGTGATATGGCCTGGTGAGCGGTAATTACCAGTGTAGCGAGGCCCCCTTAGATAGCACTTAGGCGGCGGCCAGCGCCAGCCCCTTGATCGACTCGTAGAGCTGGATGGTCTCGGGCAGCGGCTCAAGCCCCAGCTCGCTGCTGAGCGACTGCACGCAGCGCTCGTACTGCTGCAGCGCCTGCGAGCGCTGGCCGAGCGCGATATAGCAGTGCATCAGCCGCTGGTGGATGTCCTCGCGGCTGCTGTCCTGCTCCAGCAGCCGCGCGCACTGGTCTATCGCCGCGCCGATGTTGCCGACCATCACATACAGGTAGCCTAGGCGCTCAAGCGCGCCCAGGTGCAGGTCGCGCAGCTGGGTCCGGCTGGCCTCGGCCCAGCTCTCGTAGCGGCTCTCGGGCAGAAATTCGCCACGGTAGATGGCCATCGCCTCAAGGTAGAGCGCGATCGCCTGCTGCACATGCTGCTGGCGCTCGGCGTGGCGCGCGCGTGTGATCAGCGCGCGGAAGCTGTCGGTGTCTATCCACACTGGCTGCTCGGGCGCGAACCCGTAGCGGCCCTCGCTGTGGGCGATCGGCAGGCCGTGCTCGCCGCAGGCGCTGGCCAGGCTGCGCCGCAGCGTGTGCATGGTGTAGTGGAAGCGGTTGCGGCTGATCTCGGGGTCGACCTCGGGCCAGAAGGTTTCGAGCAGCTCGTCGCAGTGCAGCATCTGGCCCTGGTGCGTGCAGAGATACCGCAGCAGCGCGCCGCTGCGCCCGGTGGGCAGCCCGGCTATCGGCCTGCCGCCGATGCAGATGCCGAACCCGCCGAACGTGCTGATCCGGATCTCGGGCTGGGCGCGGGTGGGCAGCTGGCCGCCCTGCCAGCGCGCCGACTGGCGCTCGCTGGTGCGCACATGCCAGCACATGTCGGCGTGGGGCAGCTGGTTGAGCTGGATGTACTCCATCAGGCCCTCGTGCAGGCTGCAGAGCGACCGGATGATGATCCAAGGCGCGCTGGATGTGTCGGCGAAGAGCGCGCAGAGCGACTCGCTGCTGGTGCAGATCCCGGCCACCACCGGCTGCCCGAGCCGCATGGCGATACGGCTGGCCCGGCCAAACTGCTCGCGCGCGGCGCTGGCCTCGCCCGCGAAGGCGGTGCAGACCCCGATCTGCGCGGCGCTCCAGAGCACGGGCCAGCTGCTCTGGCTCGCGCCGACGTACTGGGTGGCGGCGGTCTGCAGCATCAGGCTCTCGCTGTAGTTCTCGAACTGCCAGTGCTGCGCGGCGGCCCGCATGGCCGAGCACCACGAGTGCTCAGCGGGCATGTCATGTCGAGCTTCCATGGGTGTATTTCACTTTGGTAGAGAGCGGATAGCCAGGTGGTGCCACAGAGCACGTCTTTCCTGGGGCCGAGGTGCGGGAAAGCTGGCTCTACGGCATTGTAGAGGGGTCATCGTCGAGGGAGAGCGACATCGCTGGGGTTCAGTTCTGCGGAGAAAGGGGCGCTAGGCGGTGCGGATGAGCGCTGTTTGGCGAATGGCCAGCCTGCGCGATATGCAGGCCCAGTAGATCACAGCGGCGGCGATCAGCAGGTCGCCCGGGCTTCCGACAAGGGTGAGCGATGGCAGCTGCAGCGGCATCCAGTCGCCGATCCACTGCCAGACATCCGCCGTCCCGATCACGTCTTTGCTATGGGCCAGCAGTGCGGGTGCGCCCAGATGCGGCAGCGAGGCTACCATATGCGGGGCCAGCGGCATCATGCCCTGGCTGTGCAGCATGGCCAGCACGTTCAGGCCAGCGCCGAACATCAGCAGCCGTGCGCCGGGGATCTGGCGGTTGGCCACGGCCCAGATCACCACCAGGCCCGCGCCGACCGCCGGTGCGTAGGCGATCCGGTGGTCGAGCAGCATCGGGATCTGGATGGCACCAGCGCCGATCAGCAGGGGCATGCCAGTGATCTTGAGCGGGCGGTGCTGCCAGGGCGCTGCGACAATCACCACGATGGCGAGGAACGTGACCGCTAGGGCGATGATCTGCATGCCTAGCCTGCCACCGTCGGGGTCAGCGAGGGGGTCGGGGCTGGCGCGAAGCCAGGGTCGATGCCAGGGTCGCCCAGCGGCGCGGCGCTGCCCAGCACCAGCATGCCCAGAACCGCCACCACCGCCACGAACTGCGCCATCACGATCATTGCTTTCTTCATGGTTGCTCTCCTCATTTCTTAGGCCGATTCCAGCGGGTAGGTGCTGCGTTGTTGCTGCGGGTATGGCTTAAGCATAGCGATGCGCTGTGACACGGCTGTGAACATGCTGTGACATGCCCGATCATTTTCCGCAGTCAGCCTAACCTAAGTGGGATCTAAGCACGGGGCGCTACGATGCCCGCGACGACATGACGACAGCCGCTACATCAGACTGCAGGCAGGAGAAGCGACATGATCCACCAGTTTATCTTTGCCCACCCCAAGCCGGGAATGAGCGAGGCCGACTTTCAGGATTACTGGCTGAATGTCCACGCGGTGCAGTACGCCAGCAAGATCCCGCAGATCCGGCGCTACCAGATCGACACGCGGGTGCCCTTTGGCCCCGAGCCAGCCGACCCGCTGTTCAGCGGTGTGGCCGAGATCTGGCTGGCCAACGAGGAAGAGCAGCTGGCCTCGCTGCAGACCAAGGAGTTTCTAGAGGGCGCGCGGCTCGATGAGCCGCGCTGGGCGGCGTTCTGGCGCACTGTAGGGCTGGACACCACCACCCACGTGCTGAAGGAGGGGCCGCCGCTCGCCCGCGAGTCGCAGATGCTGAAGGTGTTTACCCTGGTGAAGCGCAAGGCTGGCAGCGAGCTAGAGGACTTCCGCCGCTATGGGCTGGAGGAGCACGCGGCCAAGGTGCTGGCCATCCCCGGCATCCAGCGCTACTACCAGTGCTATGCCCGCGATGGCCTCTACACCCTCGGCGAGACCCTGCTCGATGGCATCTCGCTGATGTGGTTTGAAAATAGCGAGGCGCTGGCTGCCGCCGCCCTGTCGCCCGAGTGGCAGCAGGCCCAGGATGATCTGAAGACCTTCGTCGAGCCGCGCTACATCCAGCGCTTTGTCACCACCGAGCACTGGATTATTGGCCCCGAGAG
It encodes the following:
- a CDS encoding type 1 glutamine amidotransferase domain-containing protein gives rise to the protein MPKVLIMLSEWGFWGEELVGPLEVLDAHGYESTFMTARGRRPHALPPSMEPGYLDPPLDKVVTDEYYARKTREIDASPRLEKPVNLAAWFPERPYFNARNFGHELERYYSLRDKAWQDLAEYDALLLVGGSGPLIDMVNNQRLHDVILGFHAQDKLIAAECYGVACLAFARDWVERSSIIRGKHVTGHALEYDYKDGTGFLNTDINVGPPFFPLELILRDATGPDGRYHGGVGRTQSTILDYPFLTGRSTQDSRLVGEKIIEVLEGGLRRWGW
- a CDS encoding DUF5317 domain-containing protein — protein: MQIIALAVTFLAIVVIVAAPWQHRPLKITGMPLLIGAGAIQIPMLLDHRIAYAPAVGAGLVVIWAVANRQIPGARLLMFGAGLNVLAMLHSQGMMPLAPHMVASLPHLGAPALLAHSKDVIGTADVWQWIGDWMPLQLPSLTLVGSPGDLLIAAAVIYWACISRRLAIRQTALIRTA
- a CDS encoding EthD family reductase; translation: MIHQFIFAHPKPGMSEADFQDYWLNVHAVQYASKIPQIRRYQIDTRVPFGPEPADPLFSGVAEIWLANEEEQLASLQTKEFLEGARLDEPRWAAFWRTVGLDTTTHVLKEGPPLARESQMLKVFTLVKRKAGSELEDFRRYGLEEHAAKVLAIPGIQRYYQCYARDGLYTLGETLLDGISLMWFENSEALAAAALSPEWQQAQDDLKTFVEPRYIQRFVTTEHWIIGPESR